Genomic DNA from Quadrisphaera setariae:
TCTGACACGCCGAACCGCGACGCCAGGTCGCCCAGCCCGACCCGTCCGTCGGCGTCGACCCACCGTGCGATCTCATCCCACCGCTCACCACTCACATCGCACAGCCAACCAGACCGCTCATGTGAGGTACAGGCCCGCGTCCCGATTGTGAGGTTGAGCGGCTGTGACGTGTCGCGCGTGAGAGAAGTTGCTGGATGTGAGATGACACCTTGTGATGGTTGATTCGTGACAGTGTGATGTGACCTGTTCGGATGGGTCACGGCGTGAGGATGGCGGCGATGAGTGCGATCACCGGAACGGACAGCGCTGTCGTCGCGAAGATGGCGTCGCGGGCGATGATGACGCCCCGGTCGTAGCGGGTGGCGTGGACGGAGATGTTCTGAGCTGTCGGCAGGGCCGCCAGCACGGTGACCGCCAGCAGCGACGCGCCGACCGCGAGCTCACCCGCCCCGGCGCCGGGGCGGGGTCCGAGGCGCAAGGAGATGCCGTAGGCGATGAGCATCGCCGGAACGGCCATGCCGGCGACCAGCTGGAGCGGGTCGGCGACCAGGGCGGGGATGCGAAGACCGGTCAGCGACAGGGCGAGCCCGACCAGGGAGCCCACCGTCAGGGGCGTGCTCAGCGGGCGCCGCAGCACTCTGCGCAGCGGCGGGCGGCGGTCGGCGACGCCCACGTCGAGCGCGACCAGGGCCAGGGGCTGCAGCAGGAGCAGCTGCAGCAGCCACGTCGGAGCCACCAGTGCGGCATCCCCCAGGACGTAGGCGGCGATCGGCAGGCCGAGGTTGCCGGCGTTGACGTAGGCCGCCGAGAGGGCGCCGACGGTCGTGCGGGCCAGGTCGTGGCGGAAGGCCAGTCGGGACGCCGTGACGTACAGGCCCGCAGCCACCGCGAAGGCCGCAGCGCTGGCGACGAGGTTGGCCGAGAGCACCTGGTGGACGTCGGCCCCCGCGAGGGTCACCACCATGAGCGCGGGGGAGGCCACGTAGAAGGCCAGGCGCGAGAGCACCTTCTGGGCGTCCAGGTCCAGCACGCGCAGCTGGGCGAGCAGCGCCCCCAGGGCGATGAGGGCGATGATCGTCACGAACCCCGCCAGCACCCCAGCCACACCACGATCGTGGCGCACCCGAGGGCGTCTGATGGTGAGTGGTGGCTTGTGTCTGATAACAGAACCATGCACGAAGGAGGCTGCCGTTCTGGGGGAGTCACCCCCGAAGACCTCGATGCGCGACGCGGCGTCACCTCGGCGGGCCGCGGGCTGCGGGCTGCGGCTCGAGCCCGCCCGGACGCCATCCCCGCCCCGGGCCGGGGCTCTCAGACCGCCACCTGGAGCCGGATCCTGGGTCGACGGGGACGAGGCCATCGCGCACGGGCCGGCCGAGGCAGGTCGCCCGACCACTCGCGCTCGACCTGCCTCGACCGTCCCGCTAAGCGCACCAGGCGAGGCCGGAGCCGATGAGCCGCGGCCGCGGGTCGCAGCGCCACAGGTGCCGGGGGAGCCAGCGGCGCCAAGGGGGTCGACTGGTCCGGAGCCGTGACCAGCGCTGGCTGACGCGGCGACCAGCAGTGACCACCACGTCGGGGGCGACGAGATCCGCCCCTGTCAGCCACCTCGCCACCTGGTCCTGGCGAGCTCGACGGCAACGGCGCCCCACCTTCTCCAGGCGCCTCCACGACCTCGACGAGACCTGCTCCCCTGCACGTTCCTAATGCGCCGATAATCAACGTTATGTCAGACAATCCGGAGAAGGTGCAGGTCGACGCTCCCCTGGGCACTCCTTCGGCGCTCCCGCTCAGCGTCGCGGCTTGAGGTCCTCCAGGCACGTCACCGACACGCTCAGGTCCCCGCGCCAGGCGACACCGTTCTCCTCCAGCAGCGCCATCGTCCGCACGAGGGCTTCGGTGGCGGCGTCCTCGTCGGCCTCGACCGCCGAGGACGCCGGGATGACCAGGAGGTGGCGCACGGTGAAGCGGGTCAGGGTCAGGCCGTAGGTCCAGCAGCCGTCCTCGGTGAAGGCCGAGGAGAACACGTCGTGGGCGCCCTGGTCCGCCAGCAGCCGCGCGCGCAGCTCACCCTCGGGACGTGCGAACTGGCCGATGACCTCAGTCCGGTACGTGCGAGTCGCCGTTGCGGGCCGGGCTGGCTGTTCCGTCACGGCAGGTGAGTCTGCTCCAGCAGCTCGCCGCGGCGCGAGCCGTTTCCCCGAGGTCGGTGCGGGCGGACGGCCTGGGCTCGTCCCTCGTCGTCTCCAGTGCGCTAGCTGTACTGCCCAGGCTCCCCCAGGGCTTCTCGGCCCTGCGTCCCACGACTCGGCCGCTGGGCCGTCCAGCCACTCGGGTGCGCCGTCACCGCTTCCGCTGCTGTCGTCAGCATCCGCGCCTGCTTCCGGGCGGTCGCTGGTTACCCGTTCCGGCCCCCTCGGGATCGCCCCCGCGCCCGTCATCGTCACGCCGACCCAGCATTTTGATAACGGAACCATGCCGCGACCACCACCCCACCCCGAACCGACCCGTCAGTACGTCCAGGCCAGACCAGGCCCGAACGGTGTTCGCGAGGACCCGGGGTTCCCTGGGGGTGCCCCGGGATGGAGGGGTGAGCTTGGTTCCGTTATCAAGTGCCATAGGATGGCAGTCGTGACGCAGGACGACGACGCCACCCGTGCCACCAGCTCCGCTCAGGTGGGCCCCCCGGCAGCCCCTGCAGCAGCGGCCACCGATGCCCCCACCGCGCGCCCCACGGCCCTGAGCCGCCTCGTCGAGGACTACCTGGCCACCCTCGGGTCCACCAGCCCCTCCACCCAGCGCCAGCGCACCTGGGCCCTGCGCGAGCTGCTCGCCTGGGTGGAGCCCTCAGGCGCCTCCTCCCCCACCACCGCCCTGGCCCCCCAGCCCGTGCGCGCCTGGCTGGACACCGCCGCCACCGCTGACCCACCCGCATCCCTGCCAGGACTGCGCGCCCGCGCCGGTGCCGTGCGCGCCCTGACCCAGCACGCCGAGACCACCGGAGCCGTCCCCGTGGGCACCGCGGCCGCGCTGGCCGGCGTCCTGCGCATGCCCGCCCCGCCCCTGGCCCCCGGCCCCGACCCCGACCCGGTGCGCCGCCTGCTCATCAAGGCCCACCCCGACGCCCGCCCACTGGCCGTGCACCCGGCGGTGTGGACCCGCTTCTGCGCCCACGTCCACCTCCTCGCGCTCACCGGCGAGCGCGAGGACGTCATGGCCACCCTGCGCCTGGCCGACGTCACCACCAGCGCCGCCCCGAGCAGCACCCCGGCCGACACGACGGACAGCACGACAGACAGCCGTGGCACCTCACACTCCCGCTCGGCGAACACCTCACAGGACGGGGGCGACCTCACAGGTGTGCGAAAGGATGGGTTTCTCGCAGATGCTCACACCTCGCCGCATCCACCTCACATCGACCCGGTGAGCGGTTCTCACATCGACGGGGATGCGGTGACTCCCCCACTGTTCACCGAGAACTCACACGACGGCTCTCGCCCCGACTCGCGGGAAGGTCTTCCCCCAGAGGGTGAGGAGTCCGACGCCGCGCTGGCCCCTGCCGCGGTGGACGCCGGTGCGGGCTGGGAGCGCCCCGAGGGGTGGGCGGGTACCGCGGTCGCCACGCACGTGCGGATCGAGACCGGGCTCGCCCCGCGGGCCTGGAAGCTGCCCGAGCCGGCACGCACGGCCCTGTCGGGGTGGCTGGCCGACCGCACGGTGCTGGCCTCCCTGCTGCGCGGGTCGGACCCGGGGGCGCTGTGGCTGAGGGTGCGCCCCTCCACCGACCTGCGCACCGGAGCGCTGCGTCCAGCGGGGCTGCCGCTGTCGGACCGGGGGCTGCGGCTGGCGTTCACCACCACCCTGGCGGTGCTGGCCCTGGAGGACCGGGACCTGGAGGACCTCTCCACGGCGGCGGTGCGGGCCTACGCTCGGGGGCGTGGACCGGTGTGAGTCGTGAGCGACGCGACGCGTGAGGGCTCCGGGGGGCACCTGCCCACCAGCGCTGCCTCGAGCCTCCCGTCGGCCGTCCACCCAGAGCACCACCCGGATCTTCCGGGTCTCCCAGGTCCGACCCAGGCGGCGCACCCGCGGCACCCAGCAGGTCGGCCGAGCGTTGCGGCCGTGAGCCTCGTGGACGGCAGCCCGGTAGACCTCGGCCAGGGCGGCCACCCCGATCGACCGGGCCGTCCTGGCACGCCTGGTCTCTCAGGCCTCCCGGACCTCTCAGGCCCGGGAGGTCGAGGGGGCTCCAGCGGCCGGGCGCAGCAGGTTCAGCACGGGCCGGCGCAGACCCGCGGGCCTGGTGGGGACCCAGCACCTGAGGGGGCGCCGTCAGCCACGGTGCTCGACGTCGTCGTCCCGGTCTACAACGAGCAGGACGACCTGCCGGGCTGCGTGCGGGCCCTGCACGCCCACCTGCTCGCCCACCTGCCGTACTCCTTCTGCATCACGGTGGTGGACAACGCCAGCACCGACGCCACGCTGGCCACCGCCACCGACCTGGCGGGCGAGCTGGACCGCCCCGGCGCAGGGGTCTCGGTGGTGCACCTGGACCGCAAGGGCCGCGGCGGCGCGCTGCGCGCGGCGTGGTCGGGCTCGGCCGCGCAGGTGGTGGCCTACATGGACGTGGACCTGTCCACCGACCTCGCCGCGCTGCTGCCGCTGGTGGCACCGCTGGTCTCGGGACACTCCGACCTGGCCATCGGCACCCGGCTGCACCGGGCCTCCCGGGTGGTGCGCGGCCCCAAGCGCGAAGCGGTCTCGCGCTGCTACAACGTGCTGCTGCGCTCCACCCTGCGGGTGCGCTTCTCGGACGCCCAGTGCGGCTTCAAGGCGATGCGCAAGGACGTCGCCGACGCGCTGCTGCCGCTGGTGGTCGACGACGGCTGGTTCTTCGACACCGAGCTGCTGGTGCTGGCCGAGCGCGCGGGCCTGCGCATCCACGAGGTCCCGGTGGACTGGGTGGACGACCCCGACTCCCGCGTGGACATCCTCGCCACCGCCGCCGCCGACCTGCGCGGCCTGGCCCGCCTGGGCGCCTCCCTGGCCCGGCGCGAGCTGCCGCTG
This window encodes:
- a CDS encoding bifunctional glycosyltransferase family 2/GtrA family protein, producing MLDVVVPVYNEQDDLPGCVRALHAHLLAHLPYSFCITVVDNASTDATLATATDLAGELDRPGAGVSVVHLDRKGRGGALRAAWSGSAAQVVAYMDVDLSTDLAALLPLVAPLVSGHSDLAIGTRLHRASRVVRGPKREAVSRCYNVLLRSTLRVRFSDAQCGFKAMRKDVADALLPLVVDDGWFFDTELLVLAERAGLRIHEVPVDWVDDPDSRVDILATAAADLRGLARLGASLARRELPLADVHAALVTRPSPTTPTGLLSQVLRFAVVGVACTLAYALLYLLLRPALGPQGANLASLLLTAVANTAANRAFTFGVRGRAHVGRHQAQGLVVFGICWALTSGSLVLLDAVAPGASHVVEVVALTAANLAGTVLRFLLLRVWVFRRQRVPSADWNG
- a CDS encoding AEC family transporter, coding for MAGVLAGFVTIIALIALGALLAQLRVLDLDAQKVLSRLAFYVASPALMVVTLAGADVHQVLSANLVASAAAFAVAAGLYVTASRLAFRHDLARTTVGALSAAYVNAGNLGLPIAAYVLGDAALVAPTWLLQLLLLQPLALVALDVGVADRRPPLRRVLRRPLSTPLTVGSLVGLALSLTGLRIPALVADPLQLVAGMAVPAMLIAYGISLRLGPRPGAGAGELAVGASLLAVTVLAALPTAQNISVHATRYDRGVIIARDAIFATTALSVPVIALIAAILTP
- a CDS encoding DUF6204 family protein, giving the protein MTEQPARPATATRTYRTEVIGQFARPEGELRARLLADQGAHDVFSSAFTEDGCWTYGLTLTRFTVRHLLVIPASSAVEADEDAATEALVRTMALLEENGVAWRGDLSVSVTCLEDLKPRR